In Schistocerca americana isolate TAMUIC-IGC-003095 chromosome 7, iqSchAmer2.1, whole genome shotgun sequence, a single genomic region encodes these proteins:
- the LOC124622708 gene encoding ATP-dependent RNA helicase p62-like: protein MLRRELARVAAGDELWCHMFEPESVEVFRVTNTKGGGGGKNFRGRDDQLGGVLRKPAWDMSMLSPIAKDFYVPHPNVANRNKFEVDDYRRSKEITVKGLDVPNPIQYFEESNFPDYVMESIRMQNFSEPTAIQAQGWPVAMSGKNMVGIARTGSGKTLAYILPAVIHISNQEQLARGDCPIALILAPTRELAQQIQTVASNFGGSAFIRNACIFGGAPKHPQERALQRGVEIAIVTPGRLIDFLERRTTNLRRCTYLVLDEANRMLDMGFEPQIHKIVQQIRPDRQTLMWSAAWPKEVRKMAEDFLKDYIQISVGSLELCANHNIEQIVDVCQEHEKEYKLCRILQEISNESENKTIIFVSTKKKAENIAYNIRKYGSEAVCMHGDKSQQERDYILKDFRNGRACILVATDVAARGLDVDGIKFVINYDFPNSSEDYIHRIGRTGRSQSTGTSYAFFTAKDSRQARDLISVLKEANQEINPKLAEMAQFVGWEGGNNKWGYSRGRENSFGSAKNCHRRWN from the coding sequence ggggggggggggggcaaaaacttCCGGGGAAGAGATGACCAACTTGGTGGTGTACTAAGGAAACCAGCCTGGGATATGAGTATGCTTTCCCCAATAGCAAAAGATTTTTATGTCCCACACCCTAATGTGGCAAACAGGAATAAGTTTGAAGTGGATGATTATAGACGATCAAAGGAAATAACAGTGAAGGGTCTTGATGTCCCAAATCCCATTCAATATTTCGAGGAGTCAAATTTTCCTGATTATGTGATGGAAAGTATTAGGATGCAGAATTTCTCTGAACCTACAGCTATTCAAGCTCAAGGATGGCCAGTCGCAATGAGTGGGAAGAACATGGTAGGAATTGCAAGAACTGGTTCAGGAAAGACGTTGGCATACATCCTTCCAGCTGTTATACACATAAGTAATCAAGAACAACTAGCACGTGGAGATTGTCCCATTGCTCTTATTTTAGCACCAACCAGAGAACTTGCCCAACagattcaaactgttgcatcaaatTTTGGTGGCAGTGCTTTCATAAGGAATGCTTGCATTTTTGgcggtgctccaaaacatccacaggAACGTGCTCTTCAACGTGGTGTTGAAATTGCAATTGTGACCCCTGGTCGTTTGATTGACTTCCTCGAACGTAGGACTACAAACCTCAGACGTTGCACATACCTTGTTCTTGATGAGGCAAATAGAATGCTGGATATGGGATTTGAGCCACAGATTCACAAAATTGTTCAGCAAATCAGGCCTGATCGCCAGACCCTCATGTGGTCAGCAGCGTGGCCTAAAGAGGTGCGAAAAATGGCAGAAGATTTCCTGAAAGACTACATTCAGATCAGTGTAGGATCTCTTGAACTTTGTGCAAATCATAATATTGAACAGATTGTGGATGTTTGTCAAGAACATGAGAAAGAATATAAGTTGTGCCGTATCTTACAAGAAATTTCTAATGAAAGTGAGAACAAAACCATAATATTCGTGTCAACAAAAAAGAAAGCAGAAAACATAGCATACAATATAAGAAAATATGGGTCTGAAGCTGTTTGCATGCATGGGGATAAGTCACAACAAGAAAGAGACTACATTTTAAAAGATTTCCGCAATGGAAGAGCATGTATCCTTGTTGCTACTGATGTTGCTGCACGTGGTCTAGATGTTGATGGGATAAAATTTGTAATCAACTATGACTTTCCTAACTCATCAGAAGACTATATACACAGAATTGGACGAACTGGTCGCAGTCAGTCAACGGGAACGTCGTATGCGTTTTTCACAGCTAAAGATAGTCGTCAAGCTCGTGACTTGATATCGGTTCTTAAAGAAGCGAATCAAGAAATCAACCCTAAATTAGCTGAGATGGCACAGTTTGTAGGATGGGAAGGAGGCAACAACAAGTGGGGCTACAGCCGGGGGCGTGAGAATAGTTTTGGTTCAGCGAAGAATTGTCACAGACGATGGAATTAA